A DNA window from Pseudodesulfovibrio thermohalotolerans contains the following coding sequences:
- a CDS encoding NifB/NifX family molybdenum-iron cluster-binding protein, with product MKTDSAKLICLACYQDRLASVCENADGYKLFEIRDDNFYPAGLLSLPSKDPMDRTSAILACGVTIFLCGAIRNRTRHALERAGITVIPWLTGTENQVLEGYLHDGLAELTMPGATV from the coding sequence ATGAAGACGGATTCCGCCAAGCTGATCTGCCTGGCGTGCTACCAGGACCGACTGGCGTCCGTGTGCGAGAACGCGGACGGATACAAGCTGTTTGAAATACGTGACGACAACTTTTACCCCGCAGGCCTCCTATCCCTTCCCTCAAAGGACCCTATGGACAGGACATCCGCCATATTGGCCTGCGGGGTAACCATTTTTTTGTGCGGGGCCATCCGCAACCGGACCCGGCACGCCCTGGAGCGAGCCGGAATCACGGTCATCCCCTGGCTGACAGGCACCGAGAATCAGGTGCTCGAAGGCTACCTCCACGATGGCCTCGCCGAATTGACCATGCCCGGAGCGACGGTTTGA
- a CDS encoding N-acetylneuraminate synthase family protein produces the protein MKQIQSVTLRSGVTIGKGHPCFVVAEIGNNHQGEFDIAKRMLDEAAAAGVQGVKFQKRDSEALLTRQGRAAPYTGPNSFGPTYGEHRNALELSIDQMARLKEYSESLGLVFFASAWDDPSLAQILELDVELLKISSAELVNVPLVRKYAKADIPVILSTGMSGLDDIDVAMAEIRAFHDNIILLHCNSTYPCPEEHIGLPVMDALRERYGVPVGYSGHEKGIGPSVGAAALGACVVERHFTLDKTLKGTDHQASLEPAELAAMVTMIREVEKAVQVKGKVVFPDEQAAAKKLRKCIVFSRDLPAGHVLTEADLTTRCPRVGISPVHWDEVLGAALNRPVKHEEPAQWDTLRLTQSACAGAASS, from the coding sequence ATGAAACAGATCCAATCCGTCACATTGCGTTCGGGCGTCACTATCGGCAAGGGGCATCCCTGCTTCGTGGTCGCGGAAATCGGCAACAACCACCAGGGCGAATTCGACATCGCCAAGCGGATGCTCGACGAGGCCGCTGCCGCCGGAGTCCAGGGAGTCAAGTTCCAGAAGCGGGACAGCGAGGCGCTGCTTACCCGTCAGGGACGGGCCGCGCCCTATACCGGCCCCAACAGCTTCGGCCCCACCTACGGCGAGCATCGCAACGCCCTTGAACTGTCCATCGATCAGATGGCCCGGCTCAAGGAGTACAGCGAATCCCTCGGCCTCGTCTTTTTCGCCTCCGCTTGGGACGATCCGAGCCTGGCCCAGATTCTCGAACTGGACGTGGAGCTGCTCAAGATCAGCTCCGCCGAACTCGTCAATGTCCCCCTGGTGCGCAAATACGCCAAGGCCGACATTCCTGTCATCCTGTCCACCGGCATGAGCGGCCTGGATGATATCGACGTGGCCATGGCCGAGATCCGCGCCTTCCACGACAACATCATCCTTCTGCATTGCAATTCCACCTATCCTTGCCCGGAAGAACATATCGGCCTGCCCGTCATGGACGCCCTGCGCGAACGCTATGGCGTGCCCGTGGGCTATTCCGGCCATGAAAAGGGCATCGGCCCCAGCGTGGGTGCCGCCGCTCTGGGCGCCTGCGTGGTCGAACGCCATTTCACCCTGGACAAGACCCTCAAGGGCACCGATCACCAGGCCTCTCTCGAACCTGCCGAGCTGGCCGCCATGGTGACCATGATCCGCGAGGTCGAAAAGGCCGTCCAGGTCAAGGGCAAGGTCGTCTTCCCCGATGAACAGGCCGCCGCCAAAAAACTTCGCAAGTGCATCGTGTTTTCTCGGGACCTGCCCGCCGGGCACGTGCTCACCGAGGCCGACCTGACCACCCGCTGCCCGCGCGTGGGCATCTCCCCGGTCCATTGGGACGAAGTCCTCGGCGCAGCCCTCAATCGCCCCGTCAAGCACGAGGAGCCCGCCCAATGGGATACCCTCAGGCTTACTCAGTCCGCTTGCGCCGGAGCCGCTTCGTCTTAG
- the hypB gene encoding hydrogenase nickel incorporation protein HypB yields MSKEVTIVRNVLEANDRLADELQKKFRVKKILCLNLMSSPGAGKTTLLERTLTDLKDEFKMAVIEGDLQTDNDAQRVAATGAQAVQINTEGGCHLDSGMVMDALKAIDTDDLDILFVENVGNLVCPAEFNVGEDYKVTLLSVAEGDDKPEKYPFMFHISAVMLLNKVDLLPYVDFDLQKAENHAKKLNKDIEVMPISARTGDNMEQWYEWLRKKRAEKL; encoded by the coding sequence ATGTCCAAGGAAGTGACCATAGTTCGCAATGTTCTCGAAGCCAACGACAGGCTGGCTGACGAGTTGCAGAAGAAATTTCGGGTCAAGAAGATCCTGTGCCTGAACCTGATGAGTTCGCCGGGCGCGGGCAAGACGACCCTGCTCGAACGGACTCTGACCGACCTCAAGGACGAGTTCAAGATGGCGGTCATTGAAGGCGACCTGCAGACCGACAACGACGCCCAGCGCGTTGCCGCCACCGGCGCACAGGCCGTGCAGATCAACACCGAGGGCGGCTGCCACCTGGATTCCGGCATGGTCATGGACGCACTCAAGGCCATCGACACCGACGATCTGGACATCCTTTTCGTGGAAAACGTGGGCAACCTGGTCTGCCCGGCAGAATTTAACGTGGGTGAAGACTACAAGGTCACTCTCCTGTCCGTGGCCGAGGGCGACGACAAGCCCGAGAAATACCCGTTCATGTTCCACATCTCCGCGGTCATGCTGCTCAACAAGGTGGACCTGCTCCCCTACGTGGATTTCGACCTCCAAAAGGCCGAAAATCACGCCAAGAAGCTGAACAAGGACATCGAGGTCATGCCCATCTCCGCGCGGACCGGCGACAACATGGAGCAGTGGTACGAGTGGCTTCGCAAGAAGCGCGCCGAGAAACTGTAG
- the ribB gene encoding 3,4-dihydroxy-2-butanone-4-phosphate synthase, translating to MDQPLLKQFGGPMSRVEHALAALRRGRGVLVTDNIERENEGDLIFAAETLTVPQMAMLIRECSGIVCLCMTEEKIKSLGLPMMVENNRSRYNTAFTVSIEAVEGVTTGVSAADRLATVKAAIAQDAKPGDLASPGHVFPLCARPGGVLERGGHTEAVVDLTRLAGLTPCGVLCELTNPDGTMARQPEIVTFARKHNMTVCTVDDIASYRKIREKQVAA from the coding sequence ATGGATCAGCCTTTACTCAAACAGTTCGGCGGCCCCATGTCGCGGGTCGAGCACGCCTTGGCGGCCCTCCGGCGCGGCCGGGGCGTTCTGGTCACCGACAACATCGAACGCGAAAACGAGGGAGACCTCATCTTCGCCGCCGAGACCCTGACCGTTCCTCAGATGGCCATGCTTATCCGCGAGTGCAGCGGCATTGTCTGTCTCTGCATGACCGAGGAGAAGATCAAGTCCCTTGGTCTGCCCATGATGGTCGAAAACAACCGCAGCCGCTACAACACCGCCTTCACGGTATCCATTGAGGCTGTGGAGGGCGTGACCACCGGCGTTTCCGCAGCGGATCGCCTGGCCACGGTCAAGGCGGCCATCGCCCAGGACGCCAAGCCCGGCGATCTGGCCAGCCCCGGCCATGTCTTTCCGCTCTGCGCCCGTCCCGGCGGCGTGCTTGAGCGCGGCGGCCACACCGAGGCAGTGGTCGACCTGACCCGCCTGGCGGGCCTGACCCCGTGCGGCGTGCTCTGCGAGTTGACCAACCCCGACGGCACCATGGCCCGTCAGCCTGAAATCGTGACCTTCGCCCGCAAGCACAACATGACCGTTTGCACCGTGGACGACATCGCTTCCTACCGCAAGATTCGGGAGAAGCAGGTCGCGGCCTAG
- a CDS encoding hydrogenase maturation nickel metallochaperone HypA/HybF → MHEMSIVESILGILREEMVKYDGQKLTKVTIKNGRLAGAVTESLQFAWEALIPGGEFDGAELEVIEVPVKVACGECGEIFSPEHTRCMPCPKCDALLGHEVLEGKELLIDSIEVDDQQ, encoded by the coding sequence ATGCATGAAATGTCGATTGTCGAATCCATCCTTGGCATCCTGCGCGAAGAGATGGTCAAGTATGACGGCCAGAAGCTCACGAAAGTGACCATCAAGAACGGCAGACTTGCCGGAGCGGTCACCGAATCCCTTCAGTTCGCCTGGGAAGCGCTCATTCCCGGCGGAGAATTCGACGGAGCCGAGCTAGAAGTCATCGAAGTGCCGGTGAAGGTTGCCTGTGGCGAATGCGGAGAGATCTTCAGCCCGGAGCACACCCGATGTATGCCCTGCCCCAAGTGCGACGCCCTGCTGGGCCACGAGGTGCTGGAGGGCAAGGAACTGCTCATCGACTCCATCGAAGTGGACGACCAGCAATAA
- a CDS encoding Mrp/NBP35 family ATP-binding protein, with amino-acid sequence MSGCEGCSSASPDGTCTSTTGCDKPEEQKLQKTLGRIKHKIVVMSGKGGVGKSTVAANIAVALSLAGKKVGLLDVDVHGPSVPRLLSLKGQQPHIGDQVMEPVPWSKNLSVMSLGFLLQDDRQAVIWRGPVKIGLIKQFVEDVMWGDLDYLIVDCPPGTGDEPLSTMQTLGPTAMAVIVTTPQGVAIDDVRRSVSFVGEVGNRVLGIVENMSGFACPDCGKVHDIFKSGGGEALAKEAGVQFLGRIPLDPAVAESGDEGYPFMKVHRDTATGKAMEKIIAPVLALPDPPKA; translated from the coding sequence ATGAGTGGTTGTGAAGGATGTTCCTCCGCCTCGCCTGACGGAACCTGTACCAGCACCACGGGCTGCGACAAGCCCGAAGAGCAAAAACTGCAAAAGACCCTGGGCCGCATCAAACACAAGATTGTGGTTATGTCCGGCAAGGGCGGCGTGGGCAAGTCCACCGTGGCCGCAAACATCGCCGTGGCCCTGTCCCTCGCGGGCAAGAAGGTCGGTCTGCTCGACGTGGACGTGCACGGCCCAAGCGTGCCGCGTCTGCTCTCCCTCAAGGGCCAGCAGCCGCACATCGGCGACCAGGTCATGGAACCTGTGCCCTGGAGCAAGAACCTGTCGGTCATGTCACTCGGCTTTCTGCTCCAGGACGATCGCCAGGCCGTCATCTGGCGTGGTCCGGTCAAGATAGGTCTCATTAAACAGTTCGTCGAAGACGTCATGTGGGGCGATCTCGACTACCTCATCGTCGACTGCCCTCCGGGAACCGGCGACGAGCCCCTGTCCACCATGCAAACCCTCGGCCCCACCGCCATGGCCGTCATCGTCACCACCCCGCAGGGCGTGGCCATCGACGACGTCCGCCGGTCCGTGTCCTTTGTCGGCGAAGTGGGCAACCGCGTGCTCGGCATCGTTGAAAACATGTCCGGCTTCGCCTGCCCCGATTGCGGCAAGGTCCACGACATCTTCAAGTCCGGCGGCGGCGAAGCCCTCGCCAAGGAAGCGGGCGTCCAGTTCCTCGGCCGCATCCCTCTCGATCCGGCCGTGGCCGAATCCGGCGACGAAGGCTACCCCTTCATGAAAGTCCACCGCGATACCGCTACAGGCAAGGCCATGGAAAAGATCATCGCTCCTGTCCTCGCCCTCCCCGACCCGCCCAAGGCATAG
- a CDS encoding sigma-54 interaction domain-containing protein — protein sequence MPFPKDLPLEAVFASIADGLFTVDADWNVTYFNESAQRITGISSDDALGRKCWDVFRSSLCDGQCALKSCIRKGGRIVNKSIFIVRSDGTTLPIAISASPLKDNDGNVIGGVETFRDLTDIHVARQQAKDIYRFENIVGRSQALEKIFRILPQISRSEATTLLLGQSGTGKELFARAIHSLSPRRDGPFVAVNCGALPDTLLESELFGYKAGAFTDARKDKPGRFELADGGTVFLDEIGDMPQNLQVKLLRFLQEKTFEPLGGLTPMHADVRVVAATNRNLEDAVAEGTFRQDLFYRLNVVTLTLPPLTERQEDLPLLIDHFLAEFNGLRNKAIRGVSEDAMHVLMRHDYPGNVRELENILEYAFILCPDGFIQVEHLPEYLHPAKPSADAPDGLSGTMDAIKRRAAREAVRRNSGKRMAACRELGITKDTLRRLLVGSDQGE from the coding sequence ATGCCGTTCCCAAAAGACCTACCGCTCGAAGCCGTGTTCGCGTCCATCGCCGACGGATTGTTTACCGTGGACGCGGACTGGAACGTGACCTATTTCAACGAATCCGCGCAGCGGATCACCGGCATTTCCAGTGATGACGCCCTGGGCCGCAAGTGCTGGGACGTGTTCCGCTCCTCGCTCTGCGACGGCCAATGCGCGCTCAAGTCCTGCATCCGCAAGGGCGGGCGCATCGTCAACAAGTCCATCTTCATCGTCCGCTCCGACGGCACCACCCTGCCCATCGCCATCTCGGCCTCGCCCCTGAAGGACAACGACGGCAACGTGATCGGCGGGGTGGAGACCTTCCGCGACCTGACCGACATCCACGTGGCCCGGCAACAGGCCAAGGACATATACAGGTTCGAGAACATCGTGGGCCGCAGCCAGGCGTTGGAAAAAATATTCCGCATCCTGCCGCAGATCAGCCGGTCCGAGGCCACGACCCTGCTGCTGGGCCAGAGCGGCACCGGAAAGGAACTTTTCGCCCGGGCCATCCATTCCCTGAGCCCGCGCCGGGACGGGCCGTTCGTCGCGGTGAACTGCGGCGCGTTGCCCGACACCCTGCTGGAATCCGAGCTGTTCGGCTACAAGGCCGGAGCCTTCACCGACGCGCGCAAGGACAAGCCGGGCCGGTTCGAACTGGCCGACGGCGGCACGGTCTTTCTGGACGAGATAGGCGACATGCCCCAGAACCTCCAGGTCAAACTCCTGCGCTTCCTCCAGGAAAAGACCTTCGAGCCGCTTGGCGGCCTCACTCCGATGCACGCCGACGTGCGCGTGGTAGCCGCCACCAACCGGAATCTGGAAGACGCCGTGGCCGAAGGGACGTTCCGCCAGGACCTCTTCTACCGGCTCAACGTGGTCACCCTGACCCTGCCCCCGCTGACCGAGCGGCAGGAGGACCTGCCCCTGCTCATCGACCACTTCCTCGCCGAGTTCAACGGACTGCGCAACAAGGCCATCCGGGGCGTCAGCGAGGACGCCATGCACGTGCTCATGCGCCACGACTACCCTGGCAACGTGCGCGAGCTGGAAAACATCCTTGAATACGCCTTCATCCTCTGCCCGGACGGATTCATCCAGGTGGAGCATCTCCCGGAATACCTTCACCCGGCCAAGCCCTCCGCCGATGCGCCCGACGGGCTGTCCGGGACCATGGACGCCATCAAGCGCCGTGCCGCCAGGGAAGCCGTGCGCCGCAACAGCGGCAAACGCATGGCCGCGTGTCGCGAACTCGGCATCACCAAAGACACTTTGCGCCGCCTGCTGGTCGGTTCCGATCAGGGCGAATAA
- a CDS encoding winged helix-turn-helix transcriptional regulator — translation MAEHAEKVVTGMLITEGCYLRPSKSTRVLAILDALSRDSSLSQFELGRQLHLSGAMVNQYLKQLQSEGLVEFLPVNGKSYRYTLTEEGRRSRRRMFSDYSSETVRLYSTIKEFVLDKLKGLESEGKRDLALFGASETCEVVLSALRGTDFRVKALLDNDTRKQGQIFNGHVVSAPHVLDQVDCDAVVITSFGKQGEIYEQIKPYSEKRGFQIVRF, via the coding sequence ATGGCAGAACACGCTGAAAAAGTGGTGACCGGAATGCTGATAACCGAGGGGTGCTACCTCAGGCCGAGCAAGAGCACCCGCGTGCTGGCCATCCTGGACGCCCTGTCGAGGGACTCCAGCCTGTCCCAGTTCGAGCTGGGCAGGCAACTGCACTTGTCCGGGGCCATGGTCAATCAGTACCTCAAACAGTTGCAGTCCGAGGGGCTTGTCGAGTTCCTGCCGGTCAACGGCAAGAGCTATCGATATACCCTGACGGAAGAGGGGCGTCGGTCGCGTCGCCGGATGTTTTCCGATTATTCCTCGGAAACCGTCCGACTCTACTCCACCATCAAGGAATTTGTGCTGGACAAGCTGAAAGGCCTGGAAAGCGAAGGCAAGCGGGACCTCGCGCTTTTTGGCGCGTCCGAGACCTGCGAAGTGGTCCTGTCCGCCCTGCGCGGCACGGACTTTCGCGTCAAGGCCCTGCTGGACAACGATACCAGGAAACAGGGGCAGATTTTCAACGGGCACGTGGTTTCCGCACCGCATGTCCTGGATCAGGTGGACTGCGACGCCGTGGTCATCACCTCCTTTGGCAAGCAGGGCGAGATATACGAACAGATCAAGCCCTATTCCGAAAAGCGCGGATTTCAAATCGTGAGATTCTGA